The DNA sequence AGGTGAAGTCGCCCGGATCGGGGTCGGCTGCTCGTGCTGCTGGCATCGTCATAGCTCCCTCGTACAAATCGCGATCCTGCAATCGTATGCTCCGCGTCTGGTTGCATTCACCCCAAAGGGATGATGCACGTCCGCGTGGCAGGACGAAGAGTTACAAGGGCAGCAGGTCGTCTGCGGTCGGACGCCTTTCTCGACGATGTGGGGCAAACATGATGGCTACCAGGGCCGATCAACCTCTCGATCGTGCCGAGCGAGCCGAGCTCGATCGTTTGCGCCGACAGGTTGCAGAGAGCCGGCGCGACCAACTCGACGGAGGTGCCGGCTCCGGTATCCCCACCGATCGCCGGGCACTGCGATGGACGGCAACCATTCTGCTCCTCATCATCGTTGCCGCACTGGCAATCTCGGGAGTGCTTGCCCGCTTCGCGCGCAGCGAGGTGTTGGATACCGATCGATACGTCGAGACCGTGTCCCCGCTGGCCCGTAACACCGCACTCCAGAACGAACTCTCAACCCAGATCACCGCAGTCATCATGGAGCGAGCAAAGATCGCAGAGGTGACGCGAGAGGCGCTGTCCGCGCTCACACAGAATGCGCCCAACGTGCCCCCGACGGTCGTCGGGCTGGCCCCGGTGCTGACCGAACAGGCGAAATCGTTCATCGACCAAACCGTGAGATCACTCTTGGGCTCCGAAGAGTTCGAGGAGCTTTGGGTAGAGGCCAACAAACAGGCGCACGAGGCCCTGGTGAAACTTCTGACCGGTGAGGCGCGGGCGGCAATCGTCGTGGACGACTCGGGCACCGTGAGCATCGCACTCGAGCCGATAGTCGCGAAAGTTCGCGACCGGCTCAAGGATCGTGGGTTTGCCTTCGCGGACAACATCCCGGACATCGACACAACGTTTGTGATTTTCCGGTCGCCGGACCTGGTCAAGGCGCAGAACGCAGTCTCCGCGCTCGACAGGGCGTCCGCGATCCTTCCCTGGCTGACCTTGCTTGTGGCAGTGGCCGCGGTCTGGGCTGCGCCCAGGGGATCTCGGCGACGTGCGATGTCATTGGTCGGTGTCTCGATCGCGCTGGCCATGGTGGTCCTGGCCATCGGGCTGAGCATCGGCCGGTCGGTGTACCTCGACGCGGTTCCGGCCGACGTGCTGTCGCGCGGGTCGGCGGAGGCCCTCATCGATGCGGTGTTGGTACCTCTGCGCTCCATGCTTCGTGCCCTCGCCGTCGTTGCTGTAGTGGTGGCGCTGGCCGGGTATCTGAGCGGGTCCTCACGTTCTGCAGGCGCTGTTCGCGGTGCATATTCGAATGCGGTGGAATCCCTGCGCGGCAGGGGTACGCGTGCGCCCCATCCCGTCGAGACGTTCGCCGCGAGGTATCGGATACCGTTGCGTCTCAGCATCATTGCCGTCGCGATTGCCGTCCTGGTGTTCTGGGACTACCCCTCCGGGCTCGTGGTCACGGCCACCGTTCTCGTGACGGTGATCGCCATGGTGGTCGTGGAACTCGTTGCCCGGCCAGCAGTTGTGCAGAACGCACCTGAGTCAGGCAGTTGAATCCGTCCCTGACGCTTTACCGGACGTCGGTGCACCTACGGGTACGCGAGGTAGGCCGCCGGTGAAGAACAAAGCGACGATCGCCAGTAATGCCGCCAATCCGAAAGCGACGCGCAACGCTTTGAGCCGAGACTCCGAGTTCAGTGACACAACGGATTCTGCCTGGGTCTCAGGGACGGAGGCGTCTTCCAAAGCGTCTTCGAGTTGTGTGTCCGAGATGAACGGAACACCGGCGACGAGCTCAGACGTGGCCCGTTCTTTGACGGCTGTCGGTACACCCGGATTGTCTTCGATCCCTGTGATGACCGAGGTGGTCAAGGTTGCGATCAACACGGATCCGATCAACGCGGTCCCCAGTGATGCCCCGAGATTCGTGGCGGTGTTCTGTAACCCACCCACTTCGGCGCTCTGGGAATCGGGGACCGCCGACACCGTCACCGCGCCCAGTTGCGAAGCCAAAGCGCCCAATCCCAGCCCCATCAGCAGCATGGGAACAGCGACGATTCCCGCGTTGGCGGCGGGATCGAGGCCGCCGACCAGGATGAGGATTCCGATGATCATCGAGCCCAGGCCGAGACGGACCACGCGGCGGGGATCGGCTTGCGGCCGAAACTTGGGTATTCCGGCCGCGGCCAGCAGTAGCGCTATCGACAACGGGATCAGCCGGATGCCGGTGTCGAGTGCGTTGAGCTCGAGCACGACGGAAAGGAAGAGCGGAACCGCGAAGAAGACACCTGCCTGCACTGTGAACTGAGCGAAGAACATCGTCAGCCCGCCTGCGAGTTGCCGATTACGCAGAAGTTGAGGGTCGATCAGCGGCTCGCCACCAGTGGCAGCGAGATGACTTTGCCATCGGAGAAAGACGTACAAGACCCCGAGTCCGGCGACCAGGAGCCAGATCACCGGCGACAGTCCCAGGATCTGTGTGGCACCGGGTTTGGCGATGATCCATCCCCATTGGCTTGAACGCAGCACCCCGAACACGATCATGCCGAGACTCGTCACCGACAGGGCTGAGCCGACGAGGTCGAGGCGGACCTTCGCAGGCGGTGTCTCTTTTATGCGCCCCAGCACGAGCAGGATCACAACTACCAGGACAACCTCGCCGGCGAAGACGTAACGCCAGGATGCAAAGGTGGTCACTGCGCCGCCGATCAGTGGACCCGCTGCGACGGCCATCGCACCCGAGGCCGCGACCAGACCGTATGCCGCAGCACGTTTGGCAGCAACGAAGTTGGCGGCAACCAGAGCGACGATCGCCGGCATTATCAGGGCGGCGCCGACCCCCTCCAGCAACGACCAGCCGATGAGCAGGACAGGCAGATTCGGAGCCAATGCGGTGGTCAGCGAACCCGCTCCGTAGATCATCAAGCCGATCGCAAAAGCCTTTCGACGACCGATGATTGTTCCGATCTTGCCGCCGGAGATCATCAGCGTCGCCATCACCAACGTGTACAGGGTGATCGCGGTCTGAATGCCGGTGATCGTGGTGTCCAGATCGTTCGCGACCGTTGACATGGACACGTTCATCACCGAACTGTCCAGCGTCATGAGGAACTGTCCGGCCGCCAGAACCGTGAGTACCAGTCCTGAGCCACCCGCCACCTCGGAGTGGTGTCCATCTGGCCGAGCGGACACAGACATCGTCACTCCCTTCCACTCGCCGGAGCCTGCCTGGCGCCTCTGGTGCCGATGTGCCACTGTGGCACGCGTCCGAAGCTGTCGAGTCACCCGAATCGGGTGATCCTCCGGCTGCCTCGCAACGTGCCATTCCACCGGCAACGTGGGTTTCAGTGAGTCGACGGGGTTGGTGCCGGCTCGCCAAGACGAATCGTCCGACCCAACGACCCGTCAGTTTTTGGACGTTCGAAACACACTGAGCTGCAACAGATGAATCCACTCTGAGGCCCTGTCCGTTCCGGTCACCGCGCGATCAGCACAAGCATGGTGACATCGACCGCGGCGATGACGATCGCACCATAGAACGGGGTCCGGCCAGGAGCGCGCATCGTCGCCAATGCGATGACAACCACCGCGCCGAGTCCCGCCCACAGCCACGGCATATGGGCGTTGGCGATCACTGCGATTGCCGTGGCGCCCACGAGCAGTCCTGCTGCGACATAGGGGATTCTTCGAGCGCCCAACAGATGCGGCAATCCTTCGATGCCGGTGGCGGCATCGTCTCCGAGGTCGGGCACCACGTTGAGCAGGTGTGCGCCCACCCCGAGCAGTCCACTGACCGCGACCATCCACAGCGGCGGCAGATGACTCGGCTCGGCGGTCAGCATCACAACCACAGGTAGCGAACCGAACGCGACGAAGTAGGGAACCCAGGAGAACACCGTCGATTTGAGAACTGCGTTGTAGGCCAGCGCAGAACCGACGCCCAGAACCAGGTGGACCAGTCCCGGTGCCACTCCGCACGCCAGCGATGCGACCACACACACCACGGCAGCGATGACAACCGAAACGGTCACCGTCCTGGAGCTGAGGTGGCCGGCGGCCAGCGGTTTGTCGGTCCGGCCGACCTGCCGGTCCCGGTCCCGGTCGATGAGATCGTTTGTCCAGCCGACGATCAGCTGACCGCTGAAGACGGCGACCATCAACACGAAGACCAACCGGGCCTCGACGTCGGCGGCGAAGGCGACAGCCGCGGTCAGCGCGGTGACAGCGAGGGCCGGGATCACGTGGGCCGCGCCCACCAACGCAACTGCCGGCCGGAGCGTCAGCACGCTACGTCGATCACCATGGGGCCGGTGGCGGCACGTCGAGTGGTCCGTATTGCCTTCACCGAACCAACGGTACGGCGAACTCGTTCCGAACAGCCTGCTCGAACACAAACAGGTCAGCGGGTGCCCCGCAGAACGATGGCCGGGACCAACTGCTCTGCCGAGTCCCAGGCTCCGTGCTGCCCGACGAGCTGGGACTCGAGTGGTTCGACGACGGAGCGCACCATCGCGGTCGCTCCGCGGGCCGCCGCGATCACATCACCGATCCTGACCTTGTGCCGCTCGGTCACTGCCGACCCGAACCAGCCGGCATCGATGGCCTCTTCCCGGGTGACCACGGTCGCGCGGTCGCCCAGCGTCTCCTGCCAGACGCTCCGTACATCGGACGCTGCTGCCGGTTCGGTGTAGATGTGCCGTACCCGTGCCTCACCGGCGACCGCAGTGGTACCGATCGTCAGCTCGTGGTGGGTGTCGATGTCGAATCGGCCGGTCGAGGTATCGACCATCCCGTGGTCACCTGTCACGACGATCTGCATGCCCGCTGGTAGTTCATCGGCAAGTGCGCCGACCATCTCGTCGATGAGGCGCAACTGTTCGCGCCAGGACTCCGATCCCGGCCCCTCGAGGTGCCCGGCGAGGTCGAGGCCCCCGTAATAGGCATATGCCAGGGTCGGTTCGCGCCCGGTCATCTCGGCGAGGATCGCCACGCGCAGTTCATCGAGCTTCTCGGCGGCGATCACCTGTCCGGCCCCGCGGAAGGCTGCGCGCGAGAGACCCGATCCGATGTGGTGTCCCGGGACGATCTGACGGGTGACAAATCCTTGTGCGCGGCAGCGCTCGAAAATCGTTGTCCCCGATTGGATGTCCTCGGGTACCGCCACATGCATCAGGTCGTGGTCGTGATCTCCGTGCACGCACCATCGCAGTGTGTTCAGGATCGGCGACTGGGGGACCAGCCCATCGGCACCGGCCCTGAACGTGTAGCCGACCATCCCGTGTTGTCCCACCGTGCGCCCGGTACTCAAGCTGGTCAGGCTCACCGACGTGGTGGCCGGGAAGCCGGCGGCGACCACCGTCGAATGGTCCAGACTCGCGGCATTGAGATTCGGGGCATCAGTCGGATGGGCGGCCACCAGTTCCGCACCCAGACCGTCGATGAGTAGGACTGTTGCCGAGTGGGCCGGGACAAGGTGCAGCCGGTTGTCGAAGTCGGCCGCACCGAGCGATGCGGCGACCGACTCGAGCACCGACGACAACGGTGGCAGGGTGCTGTGGGGATCCAATTCGCTCATCGGCTACGACGCTAACCTGCGACCGCCTGTCCCGCAGGCGCTTTCTTGCGGGGGAGACTCAGGAGGGAGGCAGCCAGGAAGCAGAGGGCGCCGGTGAAGGTGCCGCCCTGATCGAGGAGCGGGGCGATCGGGGAGCCAGCGCTGTCGACGTAGGCACCGGCCGCAGAGAAGCCGAAGGCAACGGAGCCGACCGTGTTGAGGACGGTCGCGGGCCATGCGGGCGCATCGGGCTCGTCACGTCGTCGATACAGGTCGGTGGCGAAGACGGCGAGCGCAGAACTCACCAGAAACGCGATGGACCCGTAGACGTCGGGGCGCCAGCTGTATCGATCCTGATCCACTATCGAGTGCACGATGAGCGCGGCACCGGTGCTGATGTTGAAGGCGATGGTGCCGAAGAACTGGATGAGACCCGACAGCCATTCGGAAACGTGGACTTCTCGTCCCACCTTGAGTGATCCCGTGATGGCGGAGGCGGCCCCGAGGTGCCCGGACAGCCGGAACTGAAGCAATGCCGCGGCAGTGAAGAACCACGAGCCGCCGAAGAAGGCGATGTTGGAGGCGGTGGAACCGGCAGCGCCTGCGAATCCAGGCGCCGAACCCACGGCGAAGGCCGCCGATCCGATGGCAAAGCCCCAGCACTCAGTGCGTACGGGGTGCCGGATCACCCCCGCAGGTTAGCGCGCGGCTTGCCCGACAGATCCGAAACCACAGGGCATCAGGTGCAGCGGAGCGGATCGAGGACGTCGGTGCGGAACCGCGCCATGTCCTCGATCTTCTGCTCGGTGGTGGCGTCGGGCCCGCTGTAGAACATCCAGGGCATCGTCAGCACGTGGGTGATGCCTGTGTGCGCTGCCTGGCGATAGTCATCTGGAGTGATCGCATCGATCAGCGGGGCGATGATGGTGAACGCCGTCTCCGCCCGGCCCACGTCGCTACGCAGGGAATGCAACCGCTCGGCCACGTCGGCCGCTCCGGCAGTGGTGATGAGATCGCCGACCCATCCGTCGTAGCGCGCCGCACGTTTGAGGGCACGGTCGGTGAGGCCGCCGACGAAGACCGGGATGTGCGGTGGAGTCGGTGACATCTCGACCGGCGGGGTCGGGTAGTCGTCGCCGTCGAATGTGGTCCACCCAGGAGTCCACAGGTCTCGCATCAGGCTGATCATCTCGTCGGTTCTCTTACCCCGGCCGGCGAATCGCGCACCGAGCAAGTCGAATTCGTCCTTGCTCCATCCCACTCCGATCCCGAGTTCTAGGCGCCCGCCGCTGAGTGTCGACGCTGTCCCGATGGCCTTGGCGGCTGTGAACGGGTCGCGCAGTGCTGGGATGTACACGGTCGTGACAAAGCGGAGCGTGCTGGTGCACTGCGCGAGACCGCCGATGAGCACCCACGGATCGGGCCAATCGGTGAACGGCTCCCAGCGGGTCTTGCCATCACGCGTGTACGGGTAAGGGGTTGTCAGTTCGGCGAAGTCCACGACGTGGTCAGGGATGCCGAGGCCGTCGAACCCCAACCGGTCGGCTGCCTTCGCGATCGCGAAGGTCTCGGCGATCGGGAGGTAAGCGGTGCTGATGTAGAAGTTCAGGTCGGCGCCGTCGATGTGCGGCGCGGCGCGCTCAGCCATTGTCGGCACCGGACAGAACGAACTCCGAAGCCCGGATCAGCCGCTGCGCCATCGTCTCGTAGGAGATGTAGCCCATACCCGAATGCATCATCGCGCCCGCCACGGCGATGTTCAGCGCGTCGAGTCTGGCAGGCGTGTACATGTCGTCCAGAGCGTGGGCGAGTCGCTCGGCGATCAATTCTCCTGCGCTGGTTCGCAATCGGCTCACATCGGGGTCGTCGCTGAGCATGGCGGCCATCGCCGCGACGCTCAACGCGGGCTCGTCGGACAGAAAGGTCGCGAGGCCGGTGAAGGTTCGCTCGAGCCGTGTCGTCGCCCCTGCCCCGACGAGTGGCTCGGCGCACCACTGCTGGAGTCTGCGGTGGAACGCCTCCGACACCAGATGCGGTTTGGAGGCGAAATAGCCGTAGGCGGTCGCGTGGGTGACACCGGCCCGGCGGCATACGTCTCGCATCGCGAGGTGGTCGTAGCCGACCTCCTGGAGCGCCTCGACGGCGGCGTTCACGAGCCGGTCGGCGGTCTCACTTGGTCTGCCGGCCAGTGATCGGCGTCCCGACCTGGATTGTTCGAGCATCGTGCTCCTCGAGGATGGGTGAAATCAGCTTGTGGAGAGGGTCCGGATCGCGACGGCGACCGTCTTGCGTACCTTACACGTGTAAATACACCTGTAAAGCAAGACGCTGAAGATTGATCCTCGCTGGTGAGAGGGCTGATTTCTCGTTGCAACTCGGATGCAACGGCACCGGTCATAGTGTGTGCCTTACGTCACACGTGGCCGCCCTGCGGGGGCGGGTCACCAGGGCCACCACAGGTAACAGAGGAGCATCATGACCGTTTACGCCAATCCCGGAACATCCGACGCAGTGATGAGTTTTGAGTCGCGCTACGAGAACTGGATCGGTGGCCAATGGACAGCACCGGTCAAGGGCCAGTACTTCGAGAACCCGTCGCCCGTCAACGGCAAGACGTTCTGCGAGGTCGCCCGATCCACGTCCGAGGACATCGATCTGGCCCTCGACGCAGCCCACAAGGCCGCCCCGATGTGGGGTCGTACCTCGGTCGCCGAGCGGTCACTGACGCTGCTGCGGATCGCAGACCGGATGGAGGAGAACCTCGAGAAGCTGGCCGTCGCCGAGTCGTGGGACAACGGCAAGGCCGTTCGCGAAACCTTGGCCGCTGACATCCCGCTGGCGATCGACCACATCCGCTATTTCGCTGGAGCACTTCGCGCCCAGCAGGGATCGATCTCCGAGATCGACGAAGACACGGTGGCCTACCACTTCCACGAGCCCCTCGGCGTTGTCGGCCAGATCATCCCGTGGAACTTCCCGATCCTGATGGCCGTCTGGAAGCTCGCTCCTGCGCTGGCCGCCGGAAATGCGGTGGTGCTCAAGCCCGCCGAGCAGACACCGGCATCGATCCTCTACTTGATGAGCTTGATCGCCGACCTGCTCCCGGCCGGCGTGCTGAACATCGTCAACGGATTCGGTGTCGAAGCGGGCAAGCCGTTGGCCTCGAGCAACCGGATCCGCAAGATCGCGTTCACCGGCGAGACCACCACGGGCCGGCTGATCATGCAGTACGCGTCGGAGAACATCATCCCGGTGACCCTCGAACTCGGCGGCAAGAGCCCGAACATCTTCTTCGCCGACGTCATGGCGCAGGACGACGGCTTCCGGAACCGCGCTCTCGAAGGCTTCACGATGTTCGCCCTGAACCAGGGTGAGGTGTGCACGTGCCCGAGCCGTGCGCTGATCCAGGACTCGATCTACGACGACTTCATCGATCTCGCGGTGGAGCGCACGAAGAAGATCAAGCAGGGCAACCCGCTCGACACCGACAGCATGATGGGCGCCCAGGCGTCCAACGACCAGTTCGAGAAGATCACCTCATACCTGTCGATCGGTAAAGAGGAGGGGGCCAAGGTTCTCACCGGCGGCGAGCCGCTCGAATTGGACGGCGATCTTGCCGGCGGTTACTACATCAAGCCCACGATCTTCGCCGGCACGAACCGGATGCGCATCTTCCAGGAGGAGATCTTCGGACCGGTCCTGGCCGTCACCAAGTTCTCCGACTATGCCGACGCCATGCAGATCGCGAACGACACCCTGTACGGACTCGGTGCCGGGGTGTGGACCCGCGACGGTGCCACCGCCTACCGCGCAGGCCGTGAGATCCAGGCCGGCCGGGTGTGGACCAACACCTACCACGACTACCCGGCTCACGCCGCCTTCGGCGGCTACAAGCAGTCCGGCATCGGTCGCGAGAACCATCTGATGATGCTCGAGCACTACCAGCAGACCAAGAACCTGCTGGTGGGTTACGCTCAAGAGGCCAAGGGCTTCTTCTGATCGAAGCTTTTCCTCAAGCGTGACAAGAGATTTCATCAGGAAGTGAGTGTGTGATGACTGCACCGGAACGGGTCGTCGCAACTGACTCCGCCGTGGAGCTCCTGACCAAGCTGTCGGAGCTCCACGGCGGCCTCATGATCCACCAGTCCGGTGGATGCTGCGACGGATCGGCCCCGATGTGTTACCCCGCCGGAGAATTCCGCGTCGGGAGCCGTGACGTGCTGGTGGGAACGCTCGACCTGCCCGAACCCCTACCCGCGGTGCGGGTATGGATCAACGGCGATCAGTTCGAACTGTGGAAGCACACTCAGCTGATCCTCGATGTCGTCCCCGGGCGTGGTGCCGGGTTCAGCCTCGAGGCGCCCGAGGGTGTCCGGTTCCTCTCGCGTTCACGAGCATTCACTGTTGACGAGAACTCCGATCTCGACGCCGCTCCACCCCTGCGCGGCGCAGAGGTCGGCTGACCCGACCAGGGTCACCCACCCGCTCCGGACATCTCCAACGGCCGCCACTGACGGAGATGACCGGGGCGGGTGTCTCGCCGTTCCGGCGGGCCGCAGATGGCACCGGCGCTACGCTACCGACATGGCCGACATCCAGGCACCCCAATTGCATCCCGCGGATCTGACCGAATGGGGCAGGTGGCTGGTAGACAACCACGCCACGTCTTCGGGCGTATGGCTCGTGTTCTGGCGCAAGGGATCCGGGCACGAACCACTGGACTACGACGAAGCCGTGCGCGAAGCACTCTGTTGGGGATGGATCGACGGCCATACCCGGGCGATCGACGACCACCGCCGTGGCATGTGGTTCACGCGCCGGGGCCGCGACAGTGCGTGGGCGGCGTCGAACAAGGCGCGGGTTGCCGACCTGATCGCGCAGGGTCGGATGCGACCTGCGGGGCAAGCGGTCATCGACGACGCCAAAAGCCGCGGCCTGTGGAATTTGCTCGACGATGCCGAGGCGTTGGTCGAATCACCCGAATTGGCAACAGCTCTCGATGCCGATCCCATTGCGCGCCAGAACTGGGATGCGTTTCCGCCGAGTGCTCGTAAGTTCGGGCTCTCGCAGATCGCCTTTGCCAAGCGCCCGGAGACCAAGTCCAAGCGCATCGCCGCGATCGTCCAGAAAGCCGCTCGGAACGAACGGCCGTGACAAGGCTACGCCGCCATTCCATTGAGAATGGCGGCGTGAGCCGGACTGCTAGTGCTTCTTGCCGTCTTCGTCGATTTCGACGCGCTCTTTGCGAACCTCGTCCGTGACCGTCGCCTCGTCGGACACCGTCTCGGTGTTCAGCCGGACACGTTCGACAGCTTCGACGTCCTTCTCCACCACAGGCACCTCG is a window from the Williamsia sp. DF01-3 genome containing:
- a CDS encoding MFS transporter; translation: MSVSARPDGHHSEVAGGSGLVLTVLAAGQFLMTLDSSVMNVSMSTVANDLDTTITGIQTAITLYTLVMATLMISGGKIGTIIGRRKAFAIGLMIYGAGSLTTALAPNLPVLLIGWSLLEGVGAALIMPAIVALVAANFVAAKRAAAYGLVAASGAMAVAAGPLIGGAVTTFASWRYVFAGEVVLVVVILLVLGRIKETPPAKVRLDLVGSALSVTSLGMIVFGVLRSSQWGWIIAKPGATQILGLSPVIWLLVAGLGVLYVFLRWQSHLAATGGEPLIDPQLLRNRQLAGGLTMFFAQFTVQAGVFFAVPLFLSVVLELNALDTGIRLIPLSIALLLAAAGIPKFRPQADPRRVVRLGLGSMIIGILILVGGLDPAANAGIVAVPMLLMGLGLGALASQLGAVTVSAVPDSQSAEVGGLQNTATNLGASLGTALIGSVLIATLTTSVITGIEDNPGVPTAVKERATSELVAGVPFISDTQLEDALEDASVPETQAESVVSLNSESRLKALRVAFGLAALLAIVALFFTGGLPRVPVGAPTSGKASGTDSTA
- a CDS encoding UbiA family prenyltransferase is translated as MLTLRPAVALVGAAHVIPALAVTALTAAVAFAADVEARLVFVLMVAVFSGQLIVGWTNDLIDRDRDRQVGRTDKPLAAGHLSSRTVTVSVVIAAVVCVVASLACGVAPGLVHLVLGVGSALAYNAVLKSTVFSWVPYFVAFGSLPVVVMLTAEPSHLPPLWMVAVSGLLGVGAHLLNVVPDLGDDAATGIEGLPHLLGARRIPYVAAGLLVGATAIAVIANAHMPWLWAGLGAVVVIALATMRAPGRTPFYGAIVIAAVDVTMLVLIAR
- a CDS encoding alkaline phosphatase family protein; this translates as MSELDPHSTLPPLSSVLESVAASLGAADFDNRLHLVPAHSATVLLIDGLGAELVAAHPTDAPNLNAASLDHSTVVAAGFPATTSVSLTSLSTGRTVGQHGMVGYTFRAGADGLVPQSPILNTLRWCVHGDHDHDLMHVAVPEDIQSGTTIFERCRAQGFVTRQIVPGHHIGSGLSRAAFRGAGQVIAAEKLDELRVAILAEMTGREPTLAYAYYGGLDLAGHLEGPGSESWREQLRLIDEMVGALADELPAGMQIVVTGDHGMVDTSTGRFDIDTHHELTIGTTAVAGEARVRHIYTEPAAASDVRSVWQETLGDRATVVTREEAIDAGWFGSAVTERHKVRIGDVIAAARGATAMVRSVVEPLESQLVGQHGAWDSAEQLVPAIVLRGTR
- a CDS encoding TIGR03619 family F420-dependent LLM class oxidoreductase, encoding MNFYISTAYLPIAETFAIAKAADRLGFDGLGIPDHVVDFAELTTPYPYTRDGKTRWEPFTDWPDPWVLIGGLAQCTSTLRFVTTVYIPALRDPFTAAKAIGTASTLSGGRLELGIGVGWSKDEFDLLGARFAGRGKRTDEMISLMRDLWTPGWTTFDGDDYPTPPVEMSPTPPHIPVFVGGLTDRALKRAARYDGWVGDLITTAGAADVAERLHSLRSDVGRAETAFTIIAPLIDAITPDDYRQAAHTGITHVLTMPWMFYSGPDATTEQKIEDMARFRTDVLDPLRCT
- a CDS encoding TetR/AcrR family transcriptional regulator; the encoded protein is MLEQSRSGRRSLAGRPSETADRLVNAAVEALQEVGYDHLAMRDVCRRAGVTHATAYGYFASKPHLVSEAFHRRLQQWCAEPLVGAGATTRLERTFTGLATFLSDEPALSVAAMAAMLSDDPDVSRLRTSAGELIAERLAHALDDMYTPARLDALNIAVAGAMMHSGMGYISYETMAQRLIRASEFVLSGADNG
- a CDS encoding aldehyde dehydrogenase family protein, yielding MTVYANPGTSDAVMSFESRYENWIGGQWTAPVKGQYFENPSPVNGKTFCEVARSTSEDIDLALDAAHKAAPMWGRTSVAERSLTLLRIADRMEENLEKLAVAESWDNGKAVRETLAADIPLAIDHIRYFAGALRAQQGSISEIDEDTVAYHFHEPLGVVGQIIPWNFPILMAVWKLAPALAAGNAVVLKPAEQTPASILYLMSLIADLLPAGVLNIVNGFGVEAGKPLASSNRIRKIAFTGETTTGRLIMQYASENIIPVTLELGGKSPNIFFADVMAQDDGFRNRALEGFTMFALNQGEVCTCPSRALIQDSIYDDFIDLAVERTKKIKQGNPLDTDSMMGAQASNDQFEKITSYLSIGKEEGAKVLTGGEPLELDGDLAGGYYIKPTIFAGTNRMRIFQEEIFGPVLAVTKFSDYADAMQIANDTLYGLGAGVWTRDGATAYRAGREIQAGRVWTNTYHDYPAHAAFGGYKQSGIGRENHLMMLEHYQQTKNLLVGYAQEAKGFF
- a CDS encoding DUF779 domain-containing protein gives rise to the protein MTAPERVVATDSAVELLTKLSELHGGLMIHQSGGCCDGSAPMCYPAGEFRVGSRDVLVGTLDLPEPLPAVRVWINGDQFELWKHTQLILDVVPGRGAGFSLEAPEGVRFLSRSRAFTVDENSDLDAAPPLRGAEVG
- a CDS encoding YdeI family protein is translated as MADIQAPQLHPADLTEWGRWLVDNHATSSGVWLVFWRKGSGHEPLDYDEAVREALCWGWIDGHTRAIDDHRRGMWFTRRGRDSAWAASNKARVADLIAQGRMRPAGQAVIDDAKSRGLWNLLDDAEALVESPELATALDADPIARQNWDAFPPSARKFGLSQIAFAKRPETKSKRIAAIVQKAARNERP